The nucleotide sequence tttaaaatcaattatgATACATATATTTAATAAATCACACACTATACTTTAACTTTAAATTGTACATTATTTATTCCGATTTTCTCCTTCCTATTAAATTTTGTATGCATATCGAATTCAATAGGACGTGTAATTATGAAATATTGAGAGTGTTTCCTAATTTATCTACGAATATAAATTTATATGGAACCATCATCCTAGATTTGGTGTTatctgattttatatatatatttttaatatatatttgaaCCATAAATTAGTTaatcaaaatatttaaataaatctaATTGTTTAATTACTTAAGCTTTTGGaatctaattttaaaactattgtaGTAATTTTTAATATTCAAATAATTATAGTACATAGAAATTATAGTttaaactgtttttgaaaaaaaatgaacgTTTAAGATATTTTTTCATTTGTCTTTCTTGTTGACTCTTTAACTAGTAGTTACTAATTaatgatatattttttaaaattagtcaCACATTTTTTTTAGATTAATCATTATATTTAAGACAATATTATTTTGTCCATGCGTtttatgattgattgattgtcaattttaaaaattgttaaaATACCTCAATAAATTAAATTTCTGTTCTTAATTTGCAACTCTAGAACAGTCAAATAATTTATTCAACTGGCCGAGCAGActttaataaaactcatgctataTATTTGTTGAGTCAATACTCCATTAAATTAAAAtggtatgattttaaaattatattttaaaggtatttttttttaaaaaaaaaaaattgaatctaaAAGCAATTTGATTGTATTTTATATCTCATTTTCTCGTCCAGAAAATGAGACATAAAATTTGACACAAAAATCGTTCATTGCCATTCCGTCAATCcgcgacgccgccgccgccgagTGCCGGAATCAGACAGTCGATGGGGGCTTCTCCTTGTGCACAGCTGCGTGACGACGACATCAACCCACAACACCAACCAGTCACCGGCGACGGCCATGGCCCTGCCACGGAAGAGGTCCGCGGACTCATCAGGCTCTACAGGGACGGCCACGTGGAGCGCCTCCCCGCCGTCGCCAGCGTCCCTCCCGCCTCCACTCCCGACCCCGAAGTCGTCTGTGAGGAATTGATCGTCGCCGGAGGTCTCACCGCCCGCCTCTACCTCCTCCCCAAGCTCCAAGCCCTGCCCCTGCTTGTCTACTTCCACGGCGGCGGCTTCTGCGTCGGCTCCGTCGCCTGGAGATGCTACCACGAGTTCGCCGCCCGCTTGGCCGCGCGCGCCAACTGCGCTGTGCTGTCCGTCGACTACCGCCTCGCGCCGGAGCATCCGCTCCCCGCGGCGTACGAGGACGGCCTCGGCGTATTGCAGTGGGCGACCCATCGCGCTTCGGGCGAGCTCGCGCGGTGGCGCCGCCTCTGCGATTTCAGCCGCGTGTTCCTCGCCGGCGACAGCGCCGGCGCCGCCATCGCCTACCACGCGGCACTAAAATAGTAAGcaaactaaatcaaaattttcggAAGTAAATTCTCTCAAGATGcgatttttacaacatttttgaTCCAGCGATGCCAGGTCCGAGGCGGCAGCGCCTCTCCGGGGAGCGATTCTAATCCAGCCGTTCTTCCGCGGCGCGGCGCGGACATGGTCGGAGACGAACCAGCCGCAATCCTCGAAGTCGGCGCTGAGCCTGGCGACGTCGGATTGCTACTGGCGGATGGCCCTGCCGGCGGGGGCGGACCGGGACCACCGGTGGTGCAACCCCCTCGCGGCGAAGCTTCCGGCGGCGGAGGCCTCGAGGCTTCCCGCTCTGCTGGTGTGCGACTCGGAGTTGGACATTCTGAAGGACCGGAGCCGGGAGTTCTGCGAGGCGATGAGCAGCGCCGGCGTCAGAGTTGAGCAAGTAACGATGGCCGGAGTCGGGCATGCCTTCCAAATCCTCCATAATTACCCTTCGTCACAAGCGCGGACCACCGAGATGTTGGCACACATCAAGGATTTCATCAACGGCAGATCAAACTGAAGAACAGAAGACATCAAAATGGCTTCTTGATTgataactcttttttttttttttatctctatcTTTTTCTTTTCTAATTGTTTGTGTAGATCGATACGTTTGGCTTCATTTCGATTCTGTGGTATGTTTTTGGCGTCGCAGTCACAATTCTTGAGCCTCACGCAATCGGCTGGGTTCATGTGGTGGGAGAAACAGGGCATTTGCATTTCTGAAGAACAAGGCCACTGTCTTGATTTAACTTGAGGGATTGAATTGGCTTGTGATTTCgacaaataagttttttttttcttttccttataaaaATAATTGATGTTTCTCGTGATGCACAAGTTTGGATGTGAAAGAAAGAGGATTATTTACCAAAACATCGCAACAGAACAAGAACAGGAAAGGGTTGCAGTTGCAGGGAAGCAATCACTCAACACACCTCAAGTTCCTTGTCCACTGACCATAAAAACTCCATTGGAGCATGTTGCAGATTTTAATCAGGAGTGTGTATCATTCCTCTGCAAATCTTCTGTTTATTACCC is from Zingiber officinale cultivar Zhangliang chromosome 7B, Zo_v1.1, whole genome shotgun sequence and encodes:
- the LOC122003997 gene encoding probable carboxylesterase 17, coding for MGASPCAQLRDDDINPQHQPVTGDGHGPATEEVRGLIRLYRDGHVERLPAVASVPPASTPDPEVVCEELIVAGGLTARLYLLPKLQALPLLVYFHGGGFCVGSVAWRCYHEFAARLAARANCAVLSVDYRLAPEHPLPAAYEDGLGVLQWATHRASGELARWRRLCDFSRVFLAGDSAGAAIAYHAALKYDARSEAAAPLRGAILIQPFFRGAARTWSETNQPQSSKSALSLATSDCYWRMALPAGADRDHRWCNPLAAKLPAAEASRLPALLVCDSELDILKDRSREFCEAMSSAGVRVEQVTMAGVGHAFQILHNYPSSQARTTEMLAHIKDFINGRSN